One region of Xylanimonas ulmi genomic DNA includes:
- a CDS encoding hemolysin family protein has translation MSTPVAIAIGVLLLAGNAFFVGAEFAIISARRAAIEPRAAAGDRRAQVVLWAMEHVSLMLAAAQLGVTVCSTGLGIVAEPAVAALLEGPLHAVGVPEALAHPVSFVVAITLVVYLHVVLGEMVPKNLAVAGPEAAVLWFGPPLVVLARAVRPVIGALNWLANHAVRLAGVEPKDEVASAFTAQEVQSIVEHSQAEGVLSDEQGLLGSAIEFSARTAGDVMVPVEDLVTVPDDVTPDAVEHLVARTGFSRFPVAAPGRAGGELVGYLHLKDVLYASDGDRHEPVPAFRVRALAMVRPHDEVEDALRAMQRSGAHLARVESPGGLVGVVFLEDILEELVGEVRDAMQRHLPRA, from the coding sequence ATGAGCACGCCCGTCGCGATCGCCATCGGGGTGCTGCTGCTGGCGGGCAACGCGTTCTTCGTCGGCGCCGAGTTCGCCATCATCTCCGCGCGTCGCGCCGCGATCGAGCCTCGGGCCGCCGCGGGCGACCGGCGCGCGCAGGTGGTGCTGTGGGCCATGGAGCACGTCTCGCTCATGCTCGCCGCCGCGCAACTGGGGGTGACGGTGTGCTCGACCGGGCTGGGCATCGTCGCCGAGCCCGCCGTCGCGGCGCTGCTGGAGGGCCCGTTGCACGCGGTGGGCGTGCCCGAGGCGCTCGCGCACCCCGTCTCGTTCGTCGTGGCGATCACACTGGTCGTCTACCTGCACGTGGTGCTGGGCGAGATGGTGCCCAAGAACCTCGCCGTCGCGGGACCCGAGGCGGCCGTGCTGTGGTTCGGGCCACCCCTGGTGGTGCTCGCGCGGGCCGTGCGACCCGTGATCGGGGCGCTCAACTGGCTCGCCAACCACGCCGTGCGCCTGGCGGGCGTCGAGCCCAAGGACGAGGTCGCCTCGGCCTTCACCGCGCAGGAGGTCCAGTCGATCGTCGAGCACTCGCAGGCCGAGGGTGTGCTGAGCGACGAGCAGGGCCTGCTCGGCTCGGCGATCGAGTTCTCCGCGCGCACGGCGGGCGACGTCATGGTCCCGGTCGAGGACCTGGTCACCGTGCCCGACGACGTCACACCCGACGCCGTCGAGCACCTGGTCGCGCGCACGGGCTTCTCGCGCTTCCCCGTCGCGGCGCCGGGCCGCGCGGGAGGCGAGCTGGTCGGCTACCTGCACCTGAAGGACGTGCTCTACGCCTCTGACGGCGACCGCCACGAGCCGGTGCCGGCCTTCCGTGTGCGGGCACTGGCCATGGTGCGTCCGCACGACGAGGTCGAGGACGCGCTGCGCGCGATGCAGCGCAGCGGCGCCCACCTGGCACGGGTCGAGAGCCCGGGCGGTCTGGTCGGCGTCGTCTTCCTCGAGGACATCCTCGAGGAGCTGGTGGGCGAGGTTCGCGACGCCATGCAGCGCCATCTGCCGCGCGCCTGA
- a CDS encoding sensor histidine kinase codes for MAIRPLDPLRSIKIKLGVLVVAAATFAAAMTWLGLRQHLGPSRTFPLVIVLALVITQVLARGMTSPLREMTAAAQAMAAGDYDQRVTATSRDEVGALATAFNQMAEDLASADRTRRDLIANVSHELRTPVAALQAQLENMVDGVTEPTPAALELSLAQTERLTRLVTYLLDLSRVEAGASALTVTPIDVGDFLEECAQALSMVEAAKNLRYVVDVTPSDLVLEADAERLRQIVVNLLQNAIRHSPPGGEIRLDAYPEGDDVVIEVADDGPGIAPQDRERVFERFARGGAASGAATSGVGTASGGTGIGLAIVRWAVDLHGGHVGVTDSPAGRGATMRLVLPAKARPAPGVTTAASDT; via the coding sequence ATGGCGATCCGTCCGCTCGACCCCCTGAGGTCGATCAAGATCAAGTTGGGCGTGCTGGTGGTCGCCGCCGCCACGTTCGCGGCCGCGATGACCTGGCTGGGGCTGCGCCAGCACCTCGGCCCCAGCCGCACGTTCCCCCTGGTGATCGTGTTGGCGCTGGTCATCACCCAGGTGCTCGCGCGTGGGATGACCTCGCCGCTGCGCGAGATGACGGCCGCGGCACAGGCGATGGCGGCCGGTGACTACGACCAACGCGTCACGGCGACCAGCCGCGACGAGGTCGGCGCGCTCGCGACGGCGTTCAACCAGATGGCCGAGGACCTGGCCTCGGCGGACCGCACGCGCCGCGACCTGATCGCCAACGTCTCGCACGAGCTGCGCACGCCGGTCGCCGCGCTGCAGGCGCAGCTGGAGAACATGGTCGACGGCGTCACCGAGCCGACGCCCGCGGCCCTGGAGCTCTCGCTCGCGCAGACCGAGCGCCTGACCCGCCTGGTCACCTACCTGCTCGACCTGTCGCGCGTCGAGGCGGGCGCGTCGGCGCTCACCGTGACCCCGATCGACGTCGGCGACTTCCTTGAGGAGTGCGCGCAGGCGCTCAGCATGGTCGAGGCGGCCAAGAACCTGCGCTACGTCGTCGACGTCACGCCGTCCGACCTGGTGCTTGAGGCCGACGCCGAGCGGCTGCGGCAGATCGTCGTCAACCTGCTGCAGAACGCGATCCGGCACTCGCCGCCCGGCGGCGAGATCCGGCTGGACGCCTACCCCGAGGGCGACGACGTCGTCATCGAGGTCGCCGACGACGGGCCGGGCATCGCGCCGCAGGACCGCGAGCGCGTCTTCGAGCGCTTCGCGCGCGGCGGCGCCGCGAGCGGTGCGGCGACGAGCGGGGTGGGCACAGCGTCGGGGGGCACGGGCATCGGTCTGGCCATCGTGCGCTGGGCCGTCGACCTGCACGGCGGGCATGTGGGCGTCACCGACTCGCCCGCGGGCAGGGGCGCGACGATGCGGCTCGTGCTGCCCGCCAAGGCGCGTCCGGCGCCGGGCGTCACGACGGCGGCGTCCGACACCTGA
- a CDS encoding M15 family metallopeptidase: MSATSRPPGQVLMTRRERREAEAREREAALRATGRSGDTVVVGGITFPGPAPVSPALGNPVVEPARRVVQPRHGAVAGGPTPPASAPRPSRPDVPARLPALSRPDAHAGRPSPSGPDAPAARPSPRRAERVAPAAPAAPRLFPATAVPAPVAPSAPAPWHTAVSPFPEPRPAAVVPAREVPIAARPAEPRPAVPRPAVRTRAERAGRTRSALPEQPCERKRGAWLPRVAVLGTLAAATIAAPLTPLSSTLSADARSPFDLDIAPTGPSTLDVVRDPVVASATAPGIAAPPAVARATSGASRSLERDPLPGCDGAVTVTSTNGHLTDGELCDLPFAPGMRLQPRAAVALTALNEAFRAQFGTDIGLVDSYRSLGRQYSVKGSRGYLAAQPGTSMHGLGLAIDLSSAVTGSSAAYRWLVENGAAYGWENPAWARRGGSGNYEPWHFEFRPGVEELSAG, encoded by the coding sequence ATGAGCGCCACGTCTCGACCCCCGGGTCAGGTCCTGATGACCCGACGAGAGCGCCGCGAGGCCGAGGCGCGCGAGCGCGAGGCGGCACTGCGCGCGACCGGGCGCTCCGGCGACACCGTCGTGGTCGGAGGCATCACGTTCCCCGGCCCAGCGCCGGTCAGCCCCGCGCTCGGCAACCCGGTCGTCGAGCCGGCGCGCCGCGTGGTCCAGCCGCGGCACGGCGCCGTGGCGGGTGGGCCGACGCCGCCCGCGAGCGCCCCTCGGCCCAGTCGCCCCGACGTGCCCGCCCGACTGCCCGCGCTGAGCCGGCCCGACGCCCACGCGGGCCGCCCATCGCCAAGCGGTCCCGACGCTCCTGCGGCCCGCCCGTCGCCGCGCCGCGCCGAGCGCGTCGCCCCGGCGGCCCCCGCAGCGCCCCGGCTGTTCCCGGCGACCGCCGTCCCGGCCCCAGTGGCGCCCTCGGCCCCGGCGCCGTGGCACACCGCCGTCTCGCCCTTCCCTGAGCCCCGCCCCGCCGCCGTCGTCCCCGCCCGCGAGGTCCCGATCGCGGCGCGCCCCGCCGAGCCCCGCCCCGCCGTCCCCCGCCCCGCCGTGCGCACGCGCGCCGAGCGCGCCGGGCGCACCCGCTCGGCCCTGCCCGAGCAGCCGTGCGAGCGCAAGCGCGGCGCCTGGCTCCCGCGCGTCGCCGTGCTCGGCACACTCGCCGCGGCCACGATCGCCGCGCCGCTGACCCCTCTCAGTTCGACGCTCAGCGCCGACGCGCGCTCGCCGTTCGACCTCGACATCGCCCCCACCGGCCCCTCGACGCTCGACGTCGTGCGCGACCCCGTCGTCGCGTCGGCGACTGCGCCCGGCATCGCTGCCCCGCCGGCTGTCGCGCGCGCCACGAGCGGCGCCTCGCGCTCGTTGGAGCGCGACCCGCTGCCGGGGTGCGACGGCGCGGTGACGGTCACCAGCACCAACGGCCACCTGACGGACGGCGAGCTGTGCGACCTGCCGTTCGCGCCCGGGATGCGCCTGCAGCCGCGTGCCGCGGTCGCGCTGACGGCGCTCAACGAGGCGTTCCGCGCGCAGTTCGGCACGGACATCGGTCTGGTGGACTCCTACCGTTCGCTCGGCCGCCAGTACTCGGTCAAGGGGTCGCGCGGCTATCTCGCCGCGCAGCCGGGCACGTCCATGCACGGCCTCGGCCTGGCCATCGACCTGTCGTCGGCGGTCACGGGCAGCTCGGCCGCATACCGGTGGCTGGTCGAGAACGGCGCCGCGTACGGCTGGGAGAACCCGGCGTGGGCGCGGCGCGGGGGCAGCGGCAACTATGAGCCCTGGCACTTCGAGTTCCGCCCGGGCGTCGAGGAGCTGTCGGCCGGCTGA
- a CDS encoding multifunctional oxoglutarate decarboxylase/oxoglutarate dehydrogenase thiamine pyrophosphate-binding subunit/dihydrolipoyllysine-residue succinyltransferase subunit: MVSPKAESTSISESAAAAFGANAGLVDELYEQYLNDRSTVDPAWWDFFEGYAPSGVAERTVSANGSSTQASRAPMPPATAPGPVLPTDPLPAERPVATAQPTTAPYAEAAVVKSKPQAAAQDAVAKLRGPAARVVTNMESSLEVPTATSVRAVPAKLMVDNRIVINNHLARTRGGKVSFTHLIGFALIEALADTPVMNAHYTLVDGKPGVVQPAAVGFGLAIDLAKDDGSRQLLVPSIKDAGALDFAAFVSAYEDLVRKARNGRLTVEDFQGTTISLTNPGGIGTVHSVPRLMQGQGAIVGVGAMDYPAEFAGASLEQLSKMGVSKVMTLTSTYDHRIIQGAQSGEFLKAISDKLLGLDGFYDRVFTSLRIPYEPVRWVRDNTHDADDEAAKPARIAELIHSYRSRGHLMADTDPLAYRLRKHPDLDVQNHGLTLWDLDRTFPTAGFGGKPKATLRETLGLLRDSYCRSIGIEYMHIADRTQRKWIQDRLETGYARTPREDQLRILRRLNSAEAFETFLQTKFVGQKRFSLEGGESLIPLLDAILSKAAENGLDEVGIGMSHRGRLNVLANIAGKSYGQIFKEFEGQLDPRSVQGSGDVKYHLGTEGTFTAESGATTKVHLAANPSHLEAVDPVLEGIVRAKQDRIDLGGDGFSVLPILVHGDAAFAGQGVVPEVLNLAQLRGYRTGGTIHIIVNNQVGFTTGPSSSRSTTYATDIAKGFQVPVLHVNGDDPEAVVRVAELAFAYREQFDRDVVIDMICYRRRGHNEGDDPSMTQPLMYNLIEKKRSVRRLYTESLVGRGDITVEEAELALQDYQQQLERVFTETKQGVGAKPKAEHVGGLERPESQREDAGTMVGWRTAVSHSVIERIGEAHSAPPEGFTVHPKLLKLLETRRIMSKDGGIDWGFGEILSFGSLLMEGTPVRLAGQDSRRGTFTQRHAVFHDRTNGAEWTPLNYLVKDQAKFWVYDSSLSEYAALGFEYGYSVERPDALVLWEAQFGDFVNGAQTVIDEFVSSAEQKWGQSSSLVMLLPHGYEGQGPDHSSARIERFLQLAAEDNMVVAHPSTPASYFHLLRRQAYQRPRKPLIAFTPKQLLRLKAAASAVEDFTTGTFQPVLPDVATPAAGVTRVILCSGRVYYDLLAERTQRGDTSTALVRLEQLYPLPEDEILAQLARYGTDDVVWVQDEPQNQGAWSYLHLALPADLRRTVRVVSRPASAATAAGTHRLHAAQQQTLIAEAFAR, translated from the coding sequence GTGGTGTCCCCTAAGGCTGAGTCGACGTCGATCAGCGAGAGCGCCGCAGCCGCGTTCGGCGCCAACGCCGGGCTCGTGGACGAGCTGTACGAGCAGTACCTGAACGACCGGAGCACGGTGGACCCCGCGTGGTGGGACTTCTTCGAGGGGTACGCCCCGTCGGGCGTGGCCGAACGGACGGTGTCCGCCAACGGCTCCTCCACCCAGGCGAGCCGGGCCCCGATGCCGCCCGCCACGGCGCCCGGGCCGGTGCTCCCCACTGACCCGCTGCCCGCCGAGCGCCCTGTCGCGACCGCACAGCCGACCACCGCGCCGTACGCGGAGGCCGCCGTCGTCAAGTCCAAGCCACAGGCGGCCGCACAGGACGCCGTCGCGAAGCTGCGCGGCCCGGCCGCGCGCGTCGTGACCAACATGGAGTCCTCGCTCGAGGTCCCGACCGCGACGTCGGTGCGCGCCGTGCCCGCCAAGCTCATGGTGGACAACCGCATCGTCATCAACAACCACCTCGCGCGCACGCGCGGCGGCAAGGTCTCCTTCACGCACCTGATCGGCTTCGCGCTGATCGAGGCGCTGGCCGACACGCCCGTGATGAACGCGCACTACACGCTCGTCGACGGCAAGCCGGGCGTCGTCCAGCCCGCCGCCGTCGGATTCGGGCTGGCCATCGACCTGGCCAAGGACGACGGCTCGCGCCAGCTCCTGGTGCCCTCGATCAAGGACGCCGGGGCGCTCGACTTCGCGGCGTTCGTCTCCGCCTACGAGGACCTGGTGCGCAAGGCGCGCAACGGCCGCCTGACCGTCGAGGACTTCCAGGGCACCACGATCTCGCTGACCAACCCGGGCGGCATCGGCACGGTGCACTCGGTGCCGCGCCTCATGCAGGGCCAGGGCGCGATCGTCGGCGTCGGCGCCATGGACTACCCGGCCGAGTTCGCCGGCGCCTCGCTCGAACAACTGTCGAAGATGGGCGTCTCGAAGGTCATGACCCTGACCTCGACGTACGACCACCGCATCATCCAGGGCGCGCAGTCGGGCGAGTTCCTCAAGGCCATCTCCGACAAGCTCCTGGGCCTCGACGGCTTCTACGACCGCGTGTTCACGTCGCTGCGCATCCCGTACGAGCCCGTGCGCTGGGTGCGCGACAACACCCACGACGCCGACGACGAGGCCGCCAAGCCCGCGCGCATCGCCGAGCTCATCCACTCCTACCGTTCGCGCGGGCACCTCATGGCGGACACCGACCCGCTCGCCTACCGCCTGCGCAAGCACCCGGACCTCGACGTGCAGAACCACGGCCTGACGCTGTGGGACCTGGACCGCACGTTCCCCACCGCCGGATTCGGCGGCAAACCCAAGGCGACGCTGCGCGAGACCCTCGGCCTGCTGCGCGACTCCTACTGCCGCAGCATCGGCATCGAGTACATGCACATCGCCGACCGCACACAGCGCAAGTGGATCCAGGACCGCCTGGAGACGGGCTACGCCCGCACCCCGCGCGAGGACCAGCTGCGCATCCTGCGCCGCCTGAACTCGGCCGAGGCGTTCGAGACGTTCCTGCAGACCAAGTTCGTGGGCCAGAAGCGCTTCTCGCTCGAGGGCGGCGAGTCGCTCATCCCGCTGCTCGACGCGATCCTGTCGAAGGCCGCCGAGAACGGACTCGACGAGGTCGGCATCGGCATGTCGCACCGCGGCCGGCTCAACGTGCTGGCCAATATCGCGGGCAAGAGCTACGGGCAGATCTTCAAGGAGTTCGAGGGCCAGCTCGACCCGCGCTCGGTCCAGGGCTCGGGCGACGTCAAGTACCACCTCGGCACCGAGGGCACGTTCACGGCCGAGTCGGGCGCGACCACCAAGGTGCACCTGGCCGCGAACCCCTCGCACCTGGAGGCCGTCGACCCGGTGCTCGAGGGCATCGTGCGCGCCAAGCAGGACCGCATCGACCTGGGTGGCGACGGCTTCTCCGTGCTGCCGATCCTGGTGCACGGCGACGCCGCGTTCGCCGGCCAGGGCGTGGTGCCCGAGGTGCTCAACCTCGCGCAGCTGCGCGGGTACCGCACGGGCGGCACGATCCACATCATCGTCAACAACCAGGTCGGCTTCACCACGGGCCCGTCCTCATCTCGCTCGACGACGTACGCGACCGACATCGCCAAGGGCTTCCAGGTGCCGGTGCTGCACGTCAACGGCGACGACCCGGAGGCCGTCGTGCGCGTCGCCGAGCTCGCGTTCGCCTACCGCGAGCAGTTCGACCGCGACGTCGTGATCGACATGATCTGCTACCGGCGCCGCGGCCACAACGAGGGCGACGACCCGTCGATGACGCAGCCGCTCATGTACAACCTCATCGAGAAGAAGCGCTCGGTGCGCCGGCTGTACACCGAGAGCCTGGTGGGCCGCGGCGACATCACGGTCGAGGAGGCCGAGCTCGCGCTGCAGGACTACCAGCAGCAGTTGGAGCGCGTGTTCACCGAGACCAAGCAGGGTGTCGGCGCCAAGCCCAAGGCCGAGCACGTCGGCGGCCTGGAGCGGCCCGAGTCGCAGCGCGAGGACGCCGGCACGATGGTCGGCTGGCGCACGGCCGTGTCGCACTCGGTCATCGAGCGCATCGGCGAGGCGCACTCGGCCCCGCCCGAGGGGTTCACGGTGCACCCCAAGCTGCTCAAGCTCCTGGAGACCCGCCGCATCATGTCGAAGGACGGCGGCATCGACTGGGGCTTCGGGGAGATCCTCTCGTTCGGCTCGCTGCTCATGGAGGGCACCCCGGTGCGCCTGGCGGGTCAGGACTCGCGGCGCGGGACGTTCACGCAGCGCCACGCCGTGTTCCACGACCGCACCAACGGCGCCGAGTGGACGCCCCTGAACTACCTGGTCAAGGACCAGGCCAAGTTCTGGGTCTACGACTCCTCGCTGTCGGAGTACGCGGCCCTGGGCTTCGAGTACGGCTACTCGGTCGAGCGCCCCGACGCGCTCGTGCTGTGGGAGGCGCAGTTCGGCGACTTCGTCAACGGCGCGCAGACCGTCATCGACGAGTTCGTCTCCTCGGCCGAGCAGAAGTGGGGCCAGTCCTCGTCACTGGTCATGCTGCTGCCGCACGGGTACGAGGGCCAGGGGCCGGACCACTCGTCGGCGCGCATCGAGCGGTTCCTGCAGCTCGCGGCCGAGGACAATATGGTCGTCGCGCACCCCTCGACCCCGGCGTCCTACTTCCACCTGCTGCGCCGCCAGGCCTACCAGCGCCCGCGCAAGCCGCTCATCGCGTTCACGCCCAAGCAGCTGCTGCGCCTCAAGGCCGCGGCGTCGGCCGTCGAGGACTTCACGACAGGCACGTTCCAGCCGGTGCTGCCCGACGTCGCCACGCCCGCGGCGGGCGTCACGCGCGTGATCCTGTGCTCGGGCCGCGTCTACTACGACCTGCTCGCCGAGCGCACGCAGCGCGGTGACACCTCGACGGCGCTGGTGCGCTTGGAGCAGCTCTACCCGCTGCCCGAGGACGAGATCCTCGCGCAGCTGGCCAGGTACGGGACCGACGACGTCGTGTGGGTCCAGGACGAGCCGCAGAACCAGGGCGCGTGGTCCTACCTGCACCTGGCGCTGCCGGCCGACCTGCGCCGCACGGTGCGCGTCGTGTCCCGACCGGCGTCCGCCGCGACCGCGGCGGGCACGCACCGCCTGCACGCGGCCCAGCAGCAGACGCTGATCGCCGAGGCCTTCGCCCGCTGA
- a CDS encoding hemolysin family protein: MTGEWLMVALGVALTVGTAVFVAGEFALVTLDPATLSDGSGRRHRAVRASLKHLSIELSSAQVGVTVTTILLGYTTQPALLSLFSAGLRATPVAPALASVLAAVFGLIVVNGFSMLVGELIPKNFALSAPYRTALWVVPVVRGFTRVFRPLILVLNRSANGLLRRVGVEPREELSGARSAPELLSLVKRSAQEGTLEQSVATLLTNSIELDELSARDVMTDRLRMAVVGREDTADQVIALARRTGHSRFPVIGADRDDVVGIVHLRRAVGVPHERRAEVPVAALMGDAPRVPETVRLGPLLVELRSFGLQMAVVVDEYGGTSGIVTLEDVVEELVGDVADEHDPRRAGAVRAADGSWIVPGVMRPDELEEATGLVVPEEPAYETLGGLIMARLGRVPTVGDVVEVREPRGGVRLRVEAMTGRRAERVRVLGVEEER, encoded by the coding sequence ATGACGGGCGAGTGGCTCATGGTCGCCCTCGGTGTCGCCCTCACCGTGGGCACGGCGGTCTTCGTCGCCGGCGAGTTCGCGCTCGTCACGCTGGACCCGGCGACCCTCAGCGACGGGTCGGGCCGCCGCCACCGCGCGGTGCGCGCAAGCCTCAAGCACCTGTCGATCGAGCTCAGCTCGGCGCAGGTCGGTGTGACGGTCACGACCATCCTGCTGGGCTACACCACGCAGCCCGCGCTGCTGTCGCTGTTCTCGGCGGGGTTGCGCGCCACTCCCGTCGCCCCGGCGCTCGCGTCGGTGCTCGCCGCGGTGTTCGGCCTCATCGTCGTCAACGGATTCTCGATGCTCGTGGGCGAGCTCATCCCCAAGAACTTCGCGCTGTCGGCGCCGTACCGCACCGCGCTGTGGGTGGTGCCCGTCGTGCGCGGCTTCACCCGCGTGTTCCGCCCGCTCATCCTGGTGCTCAACCGGTCGGCGAACGGGCTGCTGCGCCGCGTGGGCGTCGAGCCGCGCGAGGAGCTCTCGGGCGCGCGCTCGGCCCCCGAGCTGCTGTCGCTGGTCAAGCGCTCGGCGCAGGAGGGCACGCTGGAGCAGTCGGTCGCGACGCTGCTGACCAACTCGATCGAGCTCGACGAGCTCTCGGCCCGCGACGTCATGACCGACCGCCTGCGCATGGCCGTCGTCGGGCGCGAGGACACCGCCGACCAGGTCATCGCGCTCGCCCGGCGCACCGGCCACTCGCGGTTCCCGGTCATCGGCGCCGACCGCGACGACGTCGTCGGCATCGTGCATCTGCGCCGCGCCGTCGGCGTGCCCCACGAGCGGCGCGCCGAGGTGCCGGTCGCGGCGCTCATGGGCGACGCGCCCCGCGTGCCCGAGACCGTGCGCCTGGGCCCGCTGCTGGTCGAGCTGCGCTCGTTCGGGCTGCAGATGGCCGTCGTCGTCGACGAGTACGGCGGCACGTCGGGCATCGTCACGCTGGAGGACGTCGTCGAGGAGCTTGTCGGCGACGTGGCCGACGAGCACGACCCCCGTCGAGCGGGCGCCGTGCGCGCCGCGGACGGCTCGTGGATCGTCCCGGGCGTCATGCGGCCCGACGAGTTGGAGGAGGCCACGGGCCTGGTGGTTCCCGAGGAGCCGGCCTACGAGACGCTGGGCGGGCTCATCATGGCGCGGCTGGGGCGCGTGCCGACTGTCGGCGACGTCGTCGAGGTGCGCGAGCCGCGCGGCGGCGTGCGGCTGCGTGTCGAGGCGATGACGGGGCGGCGCGCCGAACGGGTGCGCGTCCTGGGCGTGGAGGAGGAGCGATGA
- a CDS encoding response regulator transcription factor — translation MATDVNQQPATILVVEDEPAIATAVAQRLTAEGWRVEVARDGLAAVDAAARLRPDAVVLDVMLPGIDGLEVTRRIQADHPLPILMLTARDDETDMLVGLGVGADDYMTKPFSMRELVARLKALLRRVERAQQAAATSPADPPLVMGDVTIDRAQRRVHRAGDEVHLTPTEFELLVMLASSPKTVLTRERLLAEVWDWADASGTRTVDSHIKALRRKLGPDLIRTVHGVGYAFEPPAS, via the coding sequence ATGGCAACCGACGTCAACCAGCAACCGGCCACCATTCTGGTGGTCGAGGACGAGCCCGCGATCGCCACCGCCGTCGCCCAGCGTCTGACGGCCGAGGGATGGCGCGTCGAGGTGGCGCGCGACGGGCTCGCGGCCGTGGACGCGGCCGCGAGGCTGCGCCCTGACGCCGTCGTGCTCGACGTCATGCTGCCCGGCATCGACGGGCTTGAGGTGACCCGCCGCATCCAGGCCGACCACCCCCTGCCGATCCTCATGCTCACCGCGCGCGACGACGAGACGGACATGCTGGTGGGGCTCGGCGTCGGCGCCGACGACTACATGACCAAGCCGTTCTCGATGCGCGAGCTCGTCGCGCGGCTCAAGGCGCTGCTGCGCCGCGTCGAGCGCGCCCAGCAGGCGGCTGCGACGTCGCCCGCCGACCCGCCGCTCGTGATGGGTGATGTGACCATCGACCGGGCGCAGCGGCGTGTGCACCGCGCGGGCGACGAGGTGCACCTGACCCCCACCGAGTTCGAGCTGCTCGTCATGCTGGCCTCCTCGCCCAAGACCGTGCTCACGCGCGAGCGCCTGCTCGCCGAGGTATGGGACTGGGCCGACGCGTCCGGAACGCGCACCGTCGACTCGCACATCAAGGCGCTGCGCCGCAAGCTCGGGCCGGACCTGATCCGCACGGTGCACGGCGTCGGCTACGCGTTCGAGCCGCCGGCCTCCTGA
- a CDS encoding CYTH domain-containing protein yields the protein MTDETPGYADFEFERRFLVRDLPATLRDTPALIVQSYFLSDGGYALRVRCQASGVEAGLGASSDAREVLDRHQGEVDFAAVTVKGPSVGGTRYEAEREIEPSVGVELVRRGGAQILKTRYAAWLGADGWVIDVFGGANHPLIVAECERSGPVVDLQIPEFCVTELTDDRRFSNESLAVDPFSGWAAGFARELAQAGPSFRQDFGPNTRLAL from the coding sequence ATGACCGACGAGACCCCCGGCTACGCCGACTTCGAGTTCGAGCGTCGGTTCCTGGTGCGCGATCTGCCGGCGACGCTGCGCGACACCCCGGCCCTCATCGTGCAGAGCTACTTCCTGTCCGACGGCGGGTACGCGCTGCGGGTGCGCTGCCAAGCGTCGGGGGTCGAGGCGGGTCTGGGGGCGTCGTCCGACGCGCGTGAGGTGCTCGACCGCCACCAGGGCGAGGTCGACTTCGCGGCGGTCACGGTCAAGGGTCCGAGCGTGGGCGGCACGCGCTACGAGGCGGAGCGCGAGATCGAGCCGAGCGTGGGCGTCGAGCTGGTGCGGCGCGGCGGCGCGCAGATCCTCAAGACGCGCTACGCGGCCTGGCTCGGCGCCGACGGCTGGGTCATCGACGTGTTCGGCGGCGCCAACCACCCGCTCATCGTCGCCGAGTGCGAGCGCTCCGGTCCGGTCGTCGACCTGCAGATTCCCGAGTTCTGCGTCACCGAGCTGACCGACGACCGCCGGTTCTCCAACGAGTCGCTCGCGGTGGACCCGTTCAGCGGGTGGGCAGCGGGATTCGCGCGCGAGCTGGCCCAGGCCGGGCCGAGCTTCCGGCAGGACTTCGGCCCCAACACCCGGCTCGCCCTGTAG